One genomic window of Cryptococcus neoformans var. neoformans JEC21 chromosome 13 sequence includes the following:
- a CDS encoding expressed protein, which produces MPRNIIDTARDDYDDYDHHYSAPEQSFSGHYPAHFHRAYQPKHRYYHHPYARHIPYSAATPPSPLHSSHRMDGREARFDYYDDHSPYPPPLSHRPRVSPLQVLQSQVKSPSSLSQLQNQNHVYDVRVGSGDGKKQSAHKPASATAPASKPSSSRYQLSRGAQRDAKHSQRVHLQIQRSYADSKAKKEDNKKAKKIARPVVNDLYKPKTDDEQSKTLLTRLLLALPYHRPPPLPPPMQGLDLEIIRREQQRAMEEARRQLIERVEKEKEKEKVASRKIVNIQLQVFVHARETRCHWGKCEAILNSWAVLEKHIFQSHFHPNRTLPEMVVNGERKIRCLWGDGECQEAFGTRNELHQHVLVLHMKFVSARCPFGGCEYNGHDFNQFMQHVNLIHSTATPDDFIPGLVHFRPSLPSSSPSLIHPLPSEPLPAYGPLTQTVALSSYKAPGSRMKKWVSRRCRSGKWPRMHAGSVRYEVKKGAQVAIKAYTDNARSVRLGLPPASEKEANGEMEKMKEAKEEVEKEAEVAKSKPESGGLVVTVSSRDLTPSTFINPSSNSSPLNKCRQDKTCLVISPSISLSGDSDQAPVSDDYVDSANSINSLNSKMSQGTRFSERLKRKMASL; this is translated from the exons ATGCCTCGAAATATTATCGATACAGCTCGTGATGACTACGATGATTATGACCATCATTACTCCGCACCCGAACAGTCTT TCTCGGGCCACTACCCAGCTCACTTTCACCGAGCCTATCAGCCAAAGCACAGATACTATCACCACCCATACGCTCGCCATATTCCTTACTCTGCTGCtactcctccttctcctctgcaTTCGTCCCACCGAATGGAtgggagagaagcaagatTCGATTATTATGATGATCACTCtccctatcctcctcctctatCGCATCGTCCTCGAGTCTCACCTTTGCAAGTCCTCCAATCTCAAGTAaaatccccttcttctttgtctcaGTTGCAAAATCAAAATCACGTTTATGATGTTCGTGTTGGCAGTGGTGATGGCAAGAAGCAAAGTGCACATAAACCTGCGTCCGCAACCGCACCCGCGTCCAAACCGTCGTCCAGCCGGTATCAACTCTCACGGGGTGCACAGAGGGATGCAAAGCATTCGCAGAGGGTACATCTCCAGATTCAGAGGTCGTATGCTGATAGTAAGGCgaaaaaggaagacaaTAAGAAGGCAAAAAAAATCGCTCGACCTGTTGTTAATGATCTATACAAACCAAAGACCGACGATGAGCAGTCTAAAACTCTTCTGACCCgtctccttcttgctcttccctaccaccgtcctcctccccttcctcctccaatgCAAGGTCTAGACCTCGAGATAATCAGGAGGGAACAGCAGCGGGCgatggaagaagcaaggCGACAACTGATAGAACgggtggaaaaggaaaaagagaaggagaaagtcGCGTCGAGGAAGATTGTTAACATTCAACTGCAGGTCTTTGTTCATGCACG GGAAACACGATGCCACTGGGGAAAATGTGAAGCCATCCTCAATTCATGGGCCGTCCTCGAGAAACATATCTTCCAATCACATTTCCACCCTAACCGAACCCTCCCCGAGATGGTAGTGAATGGCGAGAGGAAAATTCGGTGTTTGtggggagatggggagTGCCAAGAGGCGTTTGGAACGAGAAACGAGCTGCATCAGCACGTGTTGGTTTTGCATATGAAGTTTGTTTCGGCGAGATGTCCTTTTGGCG GATGCGAATATAACGGACATGACTTTAACCAGTTCATGCAGCACGTCAATCTCATTCATTCTACCGCCACACCAGATGACTTTATCCCCGGCCTCGTCCATTTTCGtccttcccttccatcatcttctccatccctcaTTCACCCCCTTCCATCCGAACCTCTTCCAGCATACGGACCCCTCACCCAGACCGTCGCACTTTCATCCTACAAAGCGCCAGGTAGtaggatgaagaaatgggTCAGCAGACGATGTCGGTCGGGCAAGTGGCCGAGGATGCATGCGGGTTCCGTGAGGTATGAAGTCAAAAAGGGGGCACAGGTGGCGATAAAGGCGTATACGGATAATGCGAGGAGTGTGAGGTTGGGTCTGCCCCCGGCGAGTGAGAAGGAAGCTaatggagagatggagaagatgaaagaggcaaaagaagaagtcgaaAAGGAAGCGGAGGTGGCCAAGTCCAAGCCCGAATCTGGAGGGTTGGTTGTCACCGTCTCGAGCCGAGATCTAACTCCGTCCACTTTTATAAACCCCTCATCAAACTCTTCACCTTTAAATAAATGCCGACAAGACAAAACATGTCTTGTGATTTCACCTTCAATATCTTTATCGGGTGACAGCGACCAAGCACCCGTGAGCGATGATTATGTTGACTCGGCAAATTCGATAAATAGTTTGAATAGCAAGATGAGCCAGGGCACAAGGTTCAGCGAGCGGCtaaaaaggaagatggcTTCCCTTTGA
- a CDS encoding expressed protein: MSSKNSKIIERQPPNHGRIYSTFKYAVKVPSDITSPQFDILQTNEWIKASLLDSRGLPTRDVTIRRAGKIAKGQNAVLHITVSPLKSHDSTKWPVRLWGIPHLIVPYPKAEWAKWHKRNYNKEIFNQWDAKVKEGFEGKDQWGRTKRWVKTSASKKGLVVWVKEKPQDVIEEESLSKTPAISGVSPSVFYNDRDSQSTHAGSTLETTMLAASPRESTLPKFSAVLRHSPDRIERAISTILTAKKRPIMDIQRPVDPRLSYTSNVVKRPRLSDGPGQQPSSDDFQGRPTTTFPLSGIKPCIMLNNPTDGAQPSSLNISTNDLHSQIPPSFRSPSLSVPVDTTKASLDLIKSRIIDKKKQLQSWRALMEEFPSMSSTFTMQIERNERELQNLEMELQKVSGCQS; encoded by the exons ATGAG TTCGAAAAACTCAAAGATCATAGAGAGACAACCCCCAAATCACGGAAGGATATATTCAACGTTCAAATACGCTGTCAAGGTCCCATCAGACATTACATCCCCTCAATTTGATATCTTGCAAACCAACGAATGGATCAAGGCATCATTACTTGATTCACGAGGTCTGCCAACCCGGGATGTAACAATCCGGCGAGCAGGGAAGATAGCTAAGGGTCAAAATGCTGTACTACACATCACTGTTTCGCCATTAAAGAGTCACGATTCCACAAAATGGCCTGTGCGGCTTTGGGGCATCCCACATCTAATCGTCCCTTATCCGAAAGCCGAATGGGCAAAGTGGCACAAGAGGAATTATAATAAGGAAATTTTTAATCAATGGGACGcaaaggtgaaagagggATTTGAGGGTAAGGATCAGTGGGGAAGAACCAAGAGATGGGTCAAGACAAGTGCGTCGAAGAAAGGACTGGTGGTATGGGTCAAAGAAAAACCGCAGGATGTCATAGAAGAGGAGAGCTTGTCGAAAACGCCTGCCATATCAGGGGTATCTCCATCAGTATTCTATAACGACCGTG ATTCGCAATCTACCCATGCGGGTTCGACGTTAGAGACCACCATGCTTGCGGCTTCACCCCGGGAGAGCACATTGCCTAAGTTTTCTG CTGTACTGAGACACAGTCCAGATAGAATCGAAAGAGCCATTTCCACCATCCTTACAGCCAAAAAAAGACCAATAATGGATATTCAGAGGCCAGTGGACCCTCGTCTGTCATACACTTCAAATGTGGTAAAGCGCCCAAGGCTGTCCGATGGACCGGGACAACAGCCGTCATCAGACGATTTTCAAGGCAGACCCACCACGACATTCCCACTGTCAGGCATCAAACCATGTATCATGCTCAACAATCCAACAGACGGAGCCCAGCCTTCCTCTCTGAACATTTCCACAAATGATCTGCATTCTCAAATACCTCCCTCATTCCgatctccctctctctcagTCCCCGTGGATACCACGAAGGCCTCTCTCGATCTAATCAAATCACGAATCATAGACAAAAAAAAGCAGCTGCAAAGCTGGAGAGCATTGATGGAGGAGTTCCCATCTATGAGCAGCACGTTTACGATGCAAATTGAGAGGAATGAACGGGAGCTTCAGAACCTTGAGATGGAGCTTCAAAAAGTATCAGGATGCCAGAGCTAG